In Citrus sinensis cultivar Valencia sweet orange chromosome 3, DVS_A1.0, whole genome shotgun sequence, the sequence ATTGGATTGCAGGGCCAACACATTGACTGctaaaaagcaacaaaatgaATGTTTTGAGGAGATTCATTGCGTCTAAAGTTGaacttgtaaaataaaacaaatgaacGATGCCAATCTCCCAAAACCCAACAATCAACTTGACATTCGATTGGAGAATCGGTTTCGATTTCTCTTCATACAAAAATTCTCTTTTATGTGTACCCCTATAAACCTATGCGGATCTCAAACCCCAGAAACCCACATTGAAGGAACAGTCTTGAGTCttgacattaaaaaaagaagtgaagTTCGCTTCAGCGCATTGCCCTACAGATGTGCAAACAAAAATGTCCACATAAGTTTCTTAGCCGCCAAAAGAACAGACAACCGAAAGTTCATTTCACTCTAATGTATAATGTATTTTActctaaaatcattttttctcAAGCGAAGATAATTTAAGAAGGATTTAAAGCAACCAAACTCTCCAACAGAAGCGCTtatttccccccccccccctccaaTTATTGTATTTTGCTTCCTCTTTAACTGCTcctttaatttccttttactCATAGAAGACCAAATGGACTCATTGGGGGTACTGCTTGGGTACATCATCAAACCTAACACCGCTGACTATGTGCTGAAGCAGCAGAACGGAACAAAGCCAGAGTCCAGAGAAGCAAACAACTTTAGAGAAAGAGACTCAgtgataacaaattaaaaataataataaagtagaaaataaaaatactcaaACGAGAGGAGGAGGGAATGGATCCGGGGAATGGAGTTGGGTGTGGGTGGGTGAGCAACATAACTAACCATACAAGTTACAGCCATGGctctttatttcattttacccGCTAATCAACCCGCAACATTTTACCCGCATTGAGTTtgggggtaaaaaaaaaaaaaaaaaaaataataataataataaataaataaataaataatgccTCAGAGGGacggagagagagaaagagagaggctcttattattattattattattaataagcTCTCTCCAGCAGCACTTTATTCTCTTGAAATTGGATACTTTTGCTCTGTACCGGAACgaggttttaattttatcaaattaaaatataagactAATACTATTGACTGCCATTACTATATAATCTCACAAGTCTAGCTCTAtgccctttttcttttatgtgtAATATGTCCTACATTGTCCTGTTCTACCATCAGAATCTCATTGTCTTGCTTCCACGCATCAGTTGTAGACTTGTagtctttctttcttcatcatttCCGTTTCAGTTCCCCTCGActcaacaaacaaaaacacGTACTCAGTGAAAGAATACAAAAACGAACAAACCCAACTGGGCACTttgcattttttctttttttacctTCGAAAAATAACTGTATAACATGCCCAGAAACTAGAGATTGTCTTGGCTTCCTCAATTCTTTCCTGTTCATTCCTTgagttaacaaaatattttactcaTTTCGTGCTTAAAACCAGCACTCTTGGTTCTACCGAGAGAAAGGAAACAAACCCAGGAGttgaagttaattttttttaaaaaaaaaaacttggcAGTTTGTTTTTAATTGCTGTTCTTGTTCGGTCGTCTTCATTCACATTCCCTTTCGAGAAAAATTAATCCAGCTGAAAAAAACAGCAGTTTGTTAATTACATCAGGATTAGCTGTATGAAGTTTTGAAACAATGAGAGATGGGAACTCCAAGAAAAGCAAGGTTTATTTGTCTTGATAAAATGCCAAAACTTCTCTGATATCCATTTACATTTTGTTATGAGATTACTGATTctgtttttctcttctttttttgttcCCTTCTTGAAGCTTTCGTGGCCAAAAACTCTGGTCAAAAAGTGGTTTAATATCAAGAACAGGGCAGAGGACTTTCAAgcagatgatgatgattatgagGGTGATTAATTTGTCTATATCCTCTTCAATTTGGGTGGTTTAGGTGCCAATTTGGGTTCTGGGATTGTAAAATTGTAgctttcatattttgaaaaaaataaaaaatgggtttttttttacaaCTAAGTTACTGGTGTTGGATTCTTCTAGACTGTGGGCACTTGCATTATTCAACATCTGCATGACCGCTTGTTTTGTACCGGAAATGTTTTGGTTTTTAATGGAAGAGGGAGTTTCTGCAGCCATCATGTGCAGCTCAAGATCTgctatttgttttcttcttcaacctCAAATCTcgattaattgtttttatcccaaaaaaaaaaaaattgttcatggTGTTTGAGTATGCTGAGATTGATGGATGAAGAACAGCTTTAACCACTTTAtggtcttttttttctttttcaggtGGTGATGAAGATTGGGGAAACAACTTCGCTGAGAGAGAGGCATGCACTATCAAGAAAAGTAAAACAGGTTCAGCATCAGGCACCACCCACCCACTATTGCTTTGGACcacaacaaatataaatttacaaaaaaaaaaaattctaaaatttcttttgctGCTGaaagatttaatatttttccccaatatatttttaaaaaaattctctaatcTTTCACTTGGATGCACAGAGAGATCAAGCAGGAGGAGTTCTGATCGAGTTCGGCGAGGAAAGATTGACCATGAAGCCTCACAAGTTACGGACGTGAATAATTACAAGTATGCTGCATATGCTCTAGTCTTATTCTCCTGgacaatttatatcattgaaACAGCTGTTCTTAGTCcttctttttacttttcacGTGGGCACAGGATTTTTGTAGCTACATGGAATGTGGCTGGAAAATCCCCTCCAAGTTATTTGAATCTTGAAGATTGGCTTCAGACCTCACCACCTGCTGACATTTATGTTCTTGGGTATGCccaattaatcaaaattttttttttcctcactCATTTGTTTGAACTCTGTGAACGTAAGTATAACAGAAGAAGCCTCATTCATCCCTTTGGCATTCAGGTTTCAAGAGATTGTTCCTTTAAATGCTGGTAATGTTTTGGGCACAGAAAACAATGGTCCTGCTAGAAAATGGCTAGCTCTTATTAGGAAGACACTAAATAGTCTTCCTGGCACTAGTGGTGGTTGCCATACTCCTTCCCCAACACCTGATCCCATTGTAGAATTAGACGCAGACTTTGAGGGCTCAACAAGACCGAAAGCCTCGTCTTTCTTTCATCGGCGGTCTTTCCAGTCCTTAAGCCGCAGCATGAGGATGGATAATGAAATGGCACTGTCACAACCCCAACTGGACAGACGGTTCAGCGTCTGCGATCGGGTGATCTTTGGACACAGGCCTAGCGATTATGACCCCAATTTCAGATGGGGTTCCTCTGATGATGAGAATGGTCCTGGTGATTCACCAGTCAACACACACTACTCACCAGTAACTTATAGCGGTTCCCTTTTCACGGAGGACAGAGATAGACCATGTGGCCCCTCAAGGTACTGTTTGGTTGCCAGTAAGCAAATGGTCGGAATATTTCTCACAGTATGGGTGAAAAGTGATTTAAGAGACAGTGTACGCAACATGAAAGTGTCATGTGTAGGCAGAGGATTGATGGGCTATCTTGGAAACAAGGtatatttttgcttttgtaaaaattttcttcattttgacaGTGAAGCTATGGtgaacattatttatttatttattcatatatctatttttataCGGAGACATTCTTAGTCTATTTGATTTTCCAGggttcaatttcaattagcatgTCATTGCACCAAACGAGCTTTTGCTTTATATGTAGTCATTTAACCTCTGGGCAAAAGGAGGGAGATGAACTAAGAAGAAATTCTGATGTTATGGAGATTATTAGAAAGACAAGATTTCCCAAGGTTCATGGCATAGGGGATGAGAACTCCCCTCAAACAATTCTAGAGCATGAGTACGGCCCTCATCCACttgcattaattattttgctgATTAATTCAGCATTCGgtgctttttctttaaattttgtaaacaaaaaGCAATTCAAAACAAACTTTTAGCCTACTATTGCTCAATATTTAAAGTTCTGCTCATGTTGGTGCAGTCGAATCATCTGGCTTGGAGATTTAAATTATCGGATAGCTCTGTCATACCGCTTTGCAAAGGCTCTTGTTGAGATGCGCAACTGGAGGGCTTTGTTAGAGAATGACCAGGCATGTTTGTTAACTCCCATTAATTGGTTTTGATGATTACTTAAATGCTTGGATGTTAGTCCTTTTAATTGTCATCAGAATTGATGCCTATTCTTGAGCTCTTTCAAAAGTGGCTCTATCTGATGGTTTGATGGTTTTTCCATTTTGCAGCTTCGCATAGAGCAAAGAAAGGGCCATGTCTTTAATGGATGGAGTGAAGGGAAGATATATTTCCCTCCAACGTACAAGTATTCAAACAATTCAGATAGATATGCAGGGGAGGATAGGCACCCAAAGGAGAAACGGAGAACTCCTGCATGGTAATTTTGTCCCTATAAATGTTATCTTCTCACACAGTAAATCCTACCAGAAAATGGGActgaatgaaaaatatagaTGAAACAAACAACTAATTGTATTTTTACTCTGTCTAGGTGTGATCGGATATTATGGTATGGAAGAGGCCTGCATCAGTTATCTTATGTTCGTGGCGAGTCGAGGTTCTCAGATCATAGACCAGTTTATAGCATATTCTTAGCAGAGGTTGAGTCCGTCAATCGTAGTCGAATCAAGAAAAGCATGAGTTGTTCCAGTGCCAGAATTGAGGTGGAAGAGCTCTTGCCACAGTCACATGGGTATTCCGAACTCAATTTATATTGAGAGATGATTTCTGGTGGACCCATGTTCTGTTATATTCTATTCTACCTGAGGCAACTGAAGTGGGACTAAATGCACTATTCTGTAAGTTAGCAATACACAAACATGAATCAGCTCCATGCTTTCGGCTACTAGCCTATtaagtttgatttttcttgGACTGTTAACAGGATCCCAGAAATATCAATACAGAATCAATTGAAGAATATGCaataaattcaagaattaaatTCACTGCTGCTTGTCAGGTAGTTTTACCCATATCTTAAACAAGTTTAGCATCAGTGATGGACaaaccagaaaaataaaaaagaacatgATGAATAAGACATTATTGGTGGATATTTTGCGATGTACACAATATAGCTTTCAAGCAATAGATTGGCTAGTCGGATTCAACTTATAAGCAGAAAACAGAATATGCACTGCGCATACTTTCATAAAGGGTAGCTGTAAATCATCTCTTGGTTCCTATTAAAATTTCCAGTTGATAAAATGTCTTGCTTCTGACTCCTAGCTTTGATCCCCATTTA encodes:
- the LOC102618813 gene encoding type I inositol polyphosphate 5-phosphatase 4 isoform X1, whose product is MRDGNSKKSKLSWPKTLVKKWFNIKNRAEDFQADDDDYEGGDEDWGNNFAEREACTIKKSKTERSSRRSSDRVRRGKIDHEASQVTDVNNYKIFVATWNVAGKSPPSYLNLEDWLQTSPPADIYVLGFQEIVPLNAGNVLGTENNGPARKWLALIRKTLNSLPGTSGGCHTPSPTPDPIVELDADFEGSTRPKASSFFHRRSFQSLSRSMRMDNEMALSQPQLDRRFSVCDRVIFGHRPSDYDPNFRWGSSDDENGPGDSPVNTHYSPVTYSGSLFTEDRDRPCGPSRYCLVASKQMVGIFLTVWVKSDLRDSVRNMKVSCVGRGLMGYLGNKGSISISMSLHQTSFCFICSHLTSGQKEGDELRRNSDVMEIIRKTRFPKVHGIGDENSPQTILEHDRIIWLGDLNYRIALSYRFAKALVEMRNWRALLENDQLRIEQRKGHVFNGWSEGKIYFPPTYKYSNNSDRYAGEDRHPKEKRRTPAWCDRILWYGRGLHQLSYVRGESRFSDHRPVYSIFLAEVESVNRSRIKKSMSCSSARIEVEELLPQSHGYSELNLY
- the LOC102618813 gene encoding type I inositol polyphosphate 5-phosphatase 4 isoform X2, which produces MTACFVPEMFWFLMEEGVSAAIMCSSRSAICGDEDWGNNFAEREACTIKKSKTERSSRRSSDRVRRGKIDHEASQVTDVNNYKIFVATWNVAGKSPPSYLNLEDWLQTSPPADIYVLGFQEIVPLNAGNVLGTENNGPARKWLALIRKTLNSLPGTSGGCHTPSPTPDPIVELDADFEGSTRPKASSFFHRRSFQSLSRSMRMDNEMALSQPQLDRRFSVCDRVIFGHRPSDYDPNFRWGSSDDENGPGDSPVNTHYSPVTYSGSLFTEDRDRPCGPSRYCLVASKQMVGIFLTVWVKSDLRDSVRNMKVSCVGRGLMGYLGNKGSISISMSLHQTSFCFICSHLTSGQKEGDELRRNSDVMEIIRKTRFPKVHGIGDENSPQTILEHDRIIWLGDLNYRIALSYRFAKALVEMRNWRALLENDQLRIEQRKGHVFNGWSEGKIYFPPTYKYSNNSDRYAGEDRHPKEKRRTPAWCDRILWYGRGLHQLSYVRGESRFSDHRPVYSIFLAEVESVNRSRIKKSMSCSSARIEVEELLPQSHGYSELNLY